In one window of Tenacibaculum mesophilum DNA:
- the ade gene encoding adenine deaminase, giving the protein MIVQGNIVDIQNKRIFKGEVEVKEGKITQIRAVEHTVENYILPGFVDAHIHIESSMLVPSEFAKIAVTHGTVATVSDPHEIANVLGVKGVDFMIESGKKVPLKFNFGAPSCVPATSFESAGAVIDSEDIKKMMENPDIKYLAEMMNYPGVIYQDEEVLQKIAWAKHYNKPVDGHAPGLRGEDLDKYIAAGIYTDHECFTYEEGLEKLEKGMKVIIREGSAAKNFEALIDLLPEHYENMMFCSDDKHPDDLLLGHINQLCERAVAKEIDVFKVLQAACINPVEHYNLDVGILNEGDDADFIVVKDLQKFEILQTYINGELVAENGKSFVEHVDFEVLNNFDTDAKNVSDFEFHSASEKIRVIEALDGELVTNEIEADSLIKEGNLVSDVENDVLKMTVVNRYQNAEPSIAFIKNFGLKEGAIASSVGHDSHNIIAVGVSDELICKAVNLLIENKGGVCAVTSSEEKVVPLPVAGIMSDKPAVEIGKAYAELDVMAKQLGSKLRAPYMTLSFMALLVIPSLKLSDKGLFDGNTFKFTSLEVK; this is encoded by the coding sequence ATTGAAAGTTCAATGTTAGTGCCTTCAGAATTTGCTAAAATAGCCGTAACACACGGTACGGTAGCAACGGTGTCTGATCCGCATGAAATAGCCAATGTGCTAGGGGTAAAAGGGGTTGATTTTATGATTGAAAGCGGAAAGAAAGTCCCGTTGAAATTCAATTTTGGAGCACCATCATGCGTGCCAGCGACTTCTTTTGAAAGTGCAGGAGCAGTAATTGATTCAGAAGACATAAAAAAAATGATGGAGAATCCTGATATCAAATATTTAGCAGAAATGATGAATTATCCGGGGGTTATTTATCAAGATGAAGAAGTGTTGCAAAAAATAGCTTGGGCAAAACATTACAACAAACCTGTAGATGGTCATGCACCTGGACTACGTGGAGAAGATTTAGATAAATACATAGCGGCAGGAATTTATACCGACCACGAATGCTTTACCTATGAAGAAGGATTGGAGAAGTTAGAAAAAGGGATGAAAGTCATTATCCGTGAAGGTAGTGCTGCAAAAAACTTTGAAGCATTAATTGATTTACTACCTGAGCATTATGAGAACATGATGTTCTGTTCCGATGATAAACATCCCGATGATTTGTTATTAGGACATATTAACCAATTATGTGAGCGCGCAGTAGCGAAAGAAATAGATGTTTTTAAAGTATTGCAAGCAGCCTGTATAAACCCAGTAGAGCATTACAATTTGGATGTTGGGATTTTAAACGAAGGAGATGATGCTGATTTTATTGTGGTGAAAGACTTACAAAAGTTTGAAATACTACAAACGTATATTAATGGTGAGTTAGTGGCTGAAAACGGAAAATCATTTGTAGAGCATGTAGATTTTGAAGTGTTGAATAATTTTGACACTGATGCAAAAAACGTTTCCGATTTTGAATTCCATTCAGCATCTGAAAAGATTCGAGTTATAGAAGCTCTAGATGGAGAATTAGTGACAAATGAAATAGAAGCAGATTCGTTGATAAAAGAAGGAAATTTAGTTTCTGATGTAGAGAACGATGTGCTAAAAATGACGGTAGTAAATCGTTATCAAAATGCAGAGCCTTCGATTGCGTTTATCAAAAACTTCGGATTAAAAGAAGGGGCGATAGCAAGTTCTGTAGGACATGATTCTCATAATATTATTGCTGTAGGAGTATCGGATGAATTGATTTGTAAGGCGGTAAATTTATTGATTGAAAATAAAGGAGGGGTTTGTGCTGTAACATCTTCTGAAGAAAAAGTTGTTCCACTTCCTGTGGCTGGAATCATGTCAGATAAACCAGCAGTTGAAATAGGAAAAGCCTATGCAGAATTAGATGTGATGGCAAAACAACTAGGTAGCAAATTACGAGCTCCGTACATGACCTTATCTTTTATGGCGTTGTTGGTAATTCCATCCTTAAAACTATCAGACAAAGGCTTGTTTGATGGGAACACATTTAAATTTACTTCTTTAGAAGTTAAATAA
- the ruvC gene encoding crossover junction endodeoxyribonuclease RuvC — translation MKTEKIILGIDPGTSIMGFGIIKVVGKKMEFVQMNELLLKKYDDHYLKLKIIFERTIELIDTYHPDEIALEAPFYGKNVQSMLKLGRAQGVAMAAGLSRQIPVTEYAPKKIKMAITGKGTSSKEQVALMLKSLLNLKVLPKNLDATDGLAAAVCHFYNSGTKVGGKNYTGWAAFVKQNPGKVK, via the coding sequence TTGAAGACAGAAAAAATTATATTAGGGATTGACCCAGGAACTTCCATTATGGGATTTGGAATTATAAAGGTAGTAGGGAAAAAGATGGAATTTGTTCAAATGAATGAATTGCTCTTAAAAAAATATGACGATCATTATTTAAAACTCAAAATTATTTTTGAACGTACCATTGAATTGATTGATACTTATCATCCAGATGAGATAGCGTTGGAAGCTCCTTTTTATGGGAAGAATGTACAATCCATGTTGAAATTAGGGCGTGCACAAGGAGTAGCCATGGCAGCAGGATTGTCAAGACAAATACCAGTAACCGAGTATGCGCCCAAGAAAATAAAAATGGCCATTACAGGAAAAGGAACTTCAAGTAAAGAACAGGTAGCCTTAATGTTAAAATCGTTATTGAATTTAAAAGTGCTACCTAAAAACTTAGATGCAACGGATGGTTTAGCAGCTGCGGTATGTCATTTTTATAATTCAGGAACAAAAGTAGGAGGTAAGAACTATACAGGTTGGGCAGCGTTTGTAAAACAGAACCCTGGAAAAGTGAAATAA
- the hemW gene encoding radical SAM family heme chaperone HemW → MAGIYLHIPFCKQACYYCDFHFSTSLKKKEELVSCLVKELELRKEELQNEEIETIYFGGGTPSLLSYEELRLLIDTIYQNYVVIANPEITLEANPDDLSEEKIIELSKTPVNRLSIGIQSFFEEDLQLMNRVHNAQEAKNCLSVATRYFDNITIDLIYGVPNMNNERWRENLQIAFDFEINHISSYALTVEPKTALDSFIKQGKYPDVDETVAKEHFDVLVAETTKNGFVHYEISNFGKPNYFSKHNTSYWLGKKYIGIGPSAHSFNKTHRSWNVANNAKYIKAIQEGKLPLEEEKLTKKDQFNEYLMTGLRTIWGVSLEKIEEDFGEEFRKNLLKNAEKFIQQELLVITNEVLKTTEKGKFLADGLASELFII, encoded by the coding sequence TTGGCAGGAATTTATCTACATATCCCATTTTGTAAGCAAGCATGTTATTATTGCGATTTTCACTTTTCTACTTCATTAAAAAAGAAAGAGGAGTTAGTTTCTTGCTTGGTGAAAGAGCTAGAATTGCGAAAGGAAGAGTTACAAAATGAAGAAATAGAAACGATTTATTTTGGAGGAGGAACCCCAAGTTTGTTGTCATATGAAGAATTGAGGTTGTTAATAGATACTATTTATCAAAACTATGTAGTAATAGCCAACCCAGAAATCACCTTAGAAGCGAACCCAGATGATTTATCAGAAGAAAAAATAATTGAATTATCTAAAACCCCTGTTAATCGCTTAAGCATAGGAATACAATCTTTTTTTGAAGAAGATTTACAATTGATGAATCGAGTTCATAATGCACAAGAAGCAAAAAACTGCTTGTCTGTCGCGACACGCTACTTTGATAATATTACTATTGATTTGATTTACGGAGTTCCGAATATGAATAATGAACGTTGGAGAGAAAATTTGCAAATAGCTTTTGATTTCGAGATCAATCATATTTCATCATATGCGTTAACGGTAGAACCTAAAACAGCATTAGATTCATTTATCAAGCAAGGAAAATATCCTGATGTTGACGAAACAGTAGCCAAAGAACATTTTGATGTTTTGGTAGCAGAAACCACTAAAAACGGATTTGTACATTACGAAATTTCCAATTTTGGAAAACCTAATTATTTTTCAAAGCACAATACTAGTTATTGGTTAGGAAAAAAATATATAGGAATTGGTCCTTCTGCACACTCGTTTAATAAAACACACCGTAGTTGGAATGTAGCTAACAATGCAAAATATATAAAAGCAATTCAAGAAGGAAAACTCCCTTTAGAAGAAGAAAAACTCACTAAGAAAGATCAGTTTAATGAATATTTGATGACAGGATTAAGAACCATTTGGGGAGTGTCGTTAGAGAAAATAGAGGAAGATTTCGGGGAAGAATTTAGAAAAAATCTCCTTAAAAATGCTGAGAAGTTTATCCAGCAAGAGCTACTAGTCATTACAAATGAAGTTTTGAAGACTACAGAAAAGGGAAAGTTCTTAGCAGATGGATTGGCTTCCGAATTATTTATTATTTAA
- a CDS encoding cyclase family protein, giving the protein MIATIEYNSRKYKIDLSKPLDISIAIDTSKENINAWYLDDPKIFPVSDGNWIGSVQQGADVNFNNIQFNPHSHITHTECVGHITEEVYSVNKELSKFFFLAEVVTIAPEQLKNKDFVISKKQLQNVLGNKKRDAIVIRTLPNLSDKKSMRYSNTNPTYLLEEGAIYLKEKGIEHLLIDLPSVDKEKDEGKLLAHNAFWDTQGEIRMQATITEFIYVPNRIEDGTYFLNLMIAPFENDATPSKPILYKLC; this is encoded by the coding sequence ATGATTGCAACAATTGAATACAACTCAAGAAAATACAAAATAGATTTATCAAAACCACTAGACATTTCAATAGCAATTGATACCTCAAAAGAAAATATAAATGCATGGTATCTTGATGATCCTAAAATTTTTCCTGTTTCAGATGGGAATTGGATTGGAAGTGTACAACAAGGAGCTGATGTAAATTTTAATAACATACAGTTTAATCCGCACTCACATATTACACATACCGAATGTGTGGGGCATATAACAGAAGAAGTTTATTCAGTAAACAAAGAACTATCAAAATTTTTCTTCTTAGCAGAAGTAGTGACTATTGCTCCTGAGCAGTTAAAAAATAAGGACTTTGTAATTTCAAAAAAACAATTACAAAATGTTTTAGGGAACAAAAAGCGTGATGCAATTGTAATCAGAACCTTACCAAACCTTTCAGACAAAAAATCGATGCGGTATTCAAACACAAATCCAACCTATTTGTTAGAAGAAGGTGCTATATACTTAAAAGAAAAAGGAATAGAACATTTATTAATTGACTTACCATCTGTAGATAAAGAAAAAGACGAAGGAAAATTGTTAGCACATAATGCTTTTTGGGATACACAAGGAGAAATTAGAATGCAGGCAACAATAACAGAATTTATATATGTACCTAATAGAATAGAGGATGGAACTTACTTTTTGAACCTTATGATAGCACCATTTGAAAATGATGCTACTCCAAGTAAGCCAATTCTTTATAAATTGTGTTAA
- a CDS encoding MFS transporter — MKKLYFNYLDTFKGLSIEVWWLALITLINRAGTMVIPFMSLYLRESLQFTLKDVGWIMTCFGLGSVVGSWLGGKLADKIGFYKVMKTSLFLTGLLFVSLQFVETFWGFCIGIFLVMLVADTFRPAMFVALNTYSKPENKTRSVTLIRLAINLGFSAGPAVGGLIITSMGYSGLFWVDGVTCVLATLLLINVLHPKKARVLDEVKVENPKSIFSDKAFWIFFVGMFVFGFIFLQYFSTMPLYYKDIHHLTELEIGLLMGMNGFFIFLLEMPLITWLEKSKYTKEFLMFFGLSLTGLSFVVINLTGWAGILIVGMLLMTIGEMIAFPFSNAFVMERAKRGNQGEYMAYYSIAFSMSHIFGHNSGMQLIDNIGFDNTWNFMIVLSGIGVLFLLMLIRIVKREKVIAWT; from the coding sequence ATGAAAAAACTCTATTTTAATTATTTAGATACCTTTAAAGGTTTATCAATCGAAGTATGGTGGCTCGCTTTAATAACTCTAATAAACAGGGCAGGTACAATGGTAATTCCGTTTATGTCTTTGTATTTAAGAGAAAGTTTACAGTTTACTTTAAAAGATGTAGGTTGGATTATGACTTGCTTTGGATTAGGTTCTGTTGTAGGCTCTTGGTTGGGAGGAAAATTAGCAGATAAAATAGGTTTTTACAAGGTAATGAAAACCAGTTTGTTTTTAACAGGATTACTCTTTGTATCCTTACAATTTGTAGAAACTTTCTGGGGGTTTTGTATTGGTATCTTTTTGGTGATGCTAGTAGCAGATACTTTTAGACCCGCTATGTTTGTAGCCTTAAATACTTATAGTAAACCAGAAAATAAAACACGTTCAGTAACCTTAATCCGTCTGGCAATTAACTTGGGGTTTTCTGCAGGTCCAGCAGTTGGAGGATTAATAATTACCTCAATGGGGTATAGCGGGCTGTTTTGGGTAGATGGAGTTACTTGTGTTTTAGCAACTTTATTATTGATAAATGTATTACATCCTAAAAAAGCAAGAGTGTTAGATGAAGTAAAGGTAGAAAATCCAAAGTCGATTTTTTCAGATAAGGCTTTTTGGATATTTTTTGTAGGAATGTTTGTGTTCGGGTTTATTTTTTTACAATATTTCTCTACCATGCCATTATATTATAAAGATATACATCATTTAACAGAGTTAGAAATAGGACTGTTAATGGGCATGAACGGTTTTTTCATTTTCCTATTAGAAATGCCGCTGATTACTTGGTTAGAAAAAAGTAAGTATACTAAAGAATTCTTAATGTTTTTTGGCTTATCACTTACAGGATTAAGTTTTGTAGTAATCAATTTAACAGGTTGGGCTGGAATTTTAATTGTAGGAATGTTGTTAATGACTATTGGAGAAATGATAGCTTTCCCTTTTTCAAACGCCTTTGTAATGGAACGAGCCAAAAGAGGAAATCAAGGAGAATATATGGCGTATTATAGTATTGCATTTTCTATGTCGCATATTTTCGGACACAATTCTGGAATGCAATTAATTGATAATATTGGATTTGATAATACATGGAATTTTATGATTGTATTATCGGGAATAGGAGTATTATTTTTATTAATGTTAATACGAATTGTAAAAAGAGAGAAAGTAATCGCATGGACTTAA
- a CDS encoding VOC family protein, protein MDLNQVTIPSIDVNESVIFYKKLGLLLIVDASPRYVRFEVPDGNTTFSIHQVEKLPKGEGVTLYFEDENLDELVEKLQEKGVQFTQLPKDQTWLWREAHLLDPDGNKLILFKAGEHRKNPPWRID, encoded by the coding sequence ATGGACTTAAATCAAGTAACAATTCCGTCTATAGATGTAAATGAATCTGTAATATTTTATAAAAAACTAGGCTTGCTTCTCATTGTAGATGCAAGCCCTAGATATGTCCGATTTGAAGTGCCAGATGGTAATACAACTTTCTCAATTCATCAAGTAGAGAAGCTGCCTAAAGGAGAGGGTGTTACATTGTATTTTGAAGATGAAAATTTAGATGAATTAGTAGAGAAACTACAAGAAAAGGGAGTTCAATTCACCCAATTACCCAAAGATCAAACATGGTTATGGAGAGAAGCCCACTTGTTAGATCCAGATGGTAATAAATTAATTCTGTTTAAAGCAGGAGAACACAGAAAAAATCCGCCTTGGCGAATCGATTAA
- a CDS encoding nucleotide pyrophosphohydrolase, with product MNIQDAQKQVDDWIKNHGVRYFNELTNMAQLTEEVGEVARIIARRYGEQSEKESDKNKDLGEELADVMFVVLCLANQTGVNLQEAFDKKLDIKTKRDHDRHHNNKKLQ from the coding sequence ATGAATATACAAGACGCACAAAAACAGGTAGATGATTGGATTAAAAATCACGGAGTACGTTACTTTAACGAGTTAACAAATATGGCGCAACTAACAGAAGAAGTTGGAGAGGTTGCTCGAATTATTGCGCGTCGTTATGGAGAGCAAAGTGAAAAAGAAAGTGATAAAAACAAAGATTTAGGAGAAGAATTGGCCGATGTAATGTTTGTAGTGTTGTGTTTAGCAAATCAAACAGGCGTAAATTTGCAAGAAGCCTTTGATAAGAAGTTGGATATTAAAACTAAAAGAGATCACGATCGTCATCACAATAACAAAAAACTACAATAA
- a CDS encoding 3-phosphoshikimate 1-carboxyvinyltransferase, with the protein MDLRLKTEEFNSGTHITISGSKSESNRLLILQQLYSGLRIENLSDSDDTHHLQGALTSDDIVADIGHAGTAMRFLTAFFATQEGVTKILQGSDRMHNRPIEILVNALRDLGATIEYVEKEGYPPLKISGKKLAKDKVSINGNVSSQYISALMLIAPGLQNGLEIELIGEITSVPYINMTLQLLHQLKVEAEFKGQVIKIKPKLTLEKQTVVVESDWSSASYFYSIIALSKVGSFVKLSAYKKDSLQGDSCLEKIYKHFGVTTTFKDNSILLTKEKEHSSAVLKENLKNAPDIAQTIAVTCFGLGVTCDLTGLHTLKIKETDRLEALREELTKLGADISVTNESLHLKSSIKIKENIQIATYNDHRMAMAFAPLALKVSIEILEAEVVTKSYRSFWKDMLSVGIQNVTIK; encoded by the coding sequence ATGGATTTAAGATTAAAAACTGAAGAATTTAATTCAGGTACTCACATAACCATTTCAGGTTCAAAAAGTGAATCGAATAGATTGTTGATTTTACAGCAATTATATTCAGGTTTACGGATAGAAAATTTATCAGATTCTGACGATACACACCATTTACAAGGAGCGTTAACCTCTGATGATATAGTTGCAGATATTGGACATGCAGGAACTGCGATGCGCTTTTTAACTGCTTTTTTTGCAACACAAGAAGGCGTTACAAAAATATTGCAAGGATCAGACCGCATGCATAATCGACCGATTGAAATTTTGGTTAATGCGCTCCGTGATTTAGGAGCAACTATAGAGTACGTTGAAAAAGAAGGATACCCGCCACTTAAAATATCAGGGAAAAAACTAGCAAAGGATAAGGTTTCGATTAATGGAAATGTAAGTAGTCAATATATTTCAGCATTAATGTTAATTGCTCCAGGTTTACAAAACGGATTAGAGATTGAGTTAATAGGTGAAATAACGTCTGTCCCTTACATCAATATGACCTTACAGCTATTACATCAATTGAAGGTTGAAGCTGAGTTTAAAGGACAGGTTATTAAAATAAAACCTAAATTAACTTTAGAGAAACAAACAGTTGTAGTTGAGTCTGATTGGAGTTCAGCGTCTTATTTTTATTCGATTATAGCGTTGAGTAAAGTAGGTTCCTTTGTGAAATTATCAGCGTATAAAAAAGATAGTCTGCAAGGAGATAGTTGCTTGGAAAAAATTTATAAACACTTTGGAGTAACGACTACTTTTAAAGACAACTCAATTCTTTTAACCAAAGAAAAAGAACATAGTTCAGCTGTATTGAAAGAAAATTTAAAAAATGCACCAGATATAGCCCAAACTATTGCAGTTACATGTTTCGGATTAGGTGTTACTTGTGATTTAACAGGGCTACATACCTTAAAAATTAAAGAGACTGATCGTTTAGAAGCATTACGTGAAGAGTTAACAAAATTAGGAGCAGATATTTCTGTTACTAATGAAAGTTTACACTTAAAATCATCTATAAAAATTAAAGAGAATATTCAAATAGCCACTTATAATGATCACCGTATGGCAATGGCATTTGCTCCGTTAGCATTAAAAGTTTCCATAGAAATTTTAGAAGCAGAAGTAGTAACTAAATCGTATAGAAGTTTTTGGAAAGATATGCTGAGTGTAGGAATTCAGAATGTTACCATAAAATAA
- the queA gene encoding tRNA preQ1(34) S-adenosylmethionine ribosyltransferase-isomerase QueA, which produces MKLSNFNFELPKELLAEYPSEHRDEARLMVLHRDTQKIEHKLFKDLIDYFDEGDVMMLNNTKVFPARMYGNKEKTGARIEVFLLRELNAENRLWDVLVDPARKIRIGNKLFFGDDESLVAEVIDNTTSRGRTLRFLFDGPYDEFRKKLIELGETPLPKYIKREVEPEDEDRYQTIFAKHEGAVAAPTAGLHFSKHLMKRLEIKGVDFAETTLHVGLGTFNPVEVEDLSKHKMDSEQIIIPQASADIVNNAIANKKRVCAIGTTVMRTIESSVSSSNQLNAFEGWTNKFIFPPYDFSIANSMVTNFHTPKSTLLMMVSAFAGHDFIMEAYHEAIKEKYKFYSYGDAMLIL; this is translated from the coding sequence ATGAAATTATCAAATTTTAATTTTGAATTGCCAAAAGAATTATTGGCAGAATATCCTTCAGAGCATAGAGATGAAGCACGATTAATGGTATTGCACCGTGACACACAAAAAATCGAGCATAAACTATTTAAAGATTTAATCGATTATTTTGATGAAGGAGATGTAATGATGTTGAACAATACGAAAGTTTTTCCAGCTCGTATGTACGGGAACAAGGAAAAAACAGGAGCCCGTATTGAAGTATTTTTATTACGTGAATTAAATGCTGAAAATCGTTTGTGGGATGTATTAGTAGATCCAGCAAGAAAAATAAGAATAGGTAATAAATTATTCTTTGGAGACGATGAAAGTTTAGTAGCTGAAGTTATTGACAATACTACTTCACGAGGTAGAACATTACGTTTCTTATTTGATGGACCTTACGATGAATTTAGAAAAAAATTAATTGAGTTAGGAGAAACTCCATTACCAAAATACATAAAACGTGAGGTAGAGCCAGAAGATGAAGATCGTTACCAAACTATTTTTGCTAAGCACGAAGGAGCAGTAGCAGCACCAACAGCAGGATTACACTTCTCTAAGCACTTAATGAAACGATTAGAAATTAAAGGAGTAGATTTTGCTGAAACAACATTGCATGTAGGTTTAGGTACATTTAATCCAGTTGAGGTTGAAGATTTATCTAAGCACAAAATGGATTCTGAGCAAATTATTATCCCACAAGCTAGTGCAGATATTGTAAATAATGCTATAGCCAACAAAAAAAGAGTATGTGCAATTGGAACTACTGTAATGAGAACTATAGAATCATCTGTTTCTTCAAGCAATCAATTAAACGCTTTTGAAGGATGGACGAATAAGTTTATTTTTCCTCCTTATGATTTTAGTATAGCTAACTCTATGGTAACGAATTTTCATACGCCTAAATCTACATTGTTAATGATGGTTTCTGCATTTGCAGGGCACGATTTTATTATGGAAGCATACCATGAAGCAATTAAAGAAAAATATAAATTTTACTCGTACGGAGATGCGATGTTAATTTTATAA
- the rlmN gene encoding 23S rRNA (adenine(2503)-C(2))-methyltransferase RlmN has translation MIVKKKDIRALTKEQLRDFFVENGDKAFRGNQVYEWLWHKAAHSFDDMTSLSKVTRKMLDENFVINHIEVDTMQRSNDGTIKNAIKLHDGLIVESVLIPTEKRTTACVSSQVGCSLDCKFCATARLKRMRNLNADEIYDQVVAIDKQSRLYHNHKLSNIVFMGMGEPLMNYNNVIKAIDKITSEEGLGMAARRITVSTSGVPKMIKKMADDEVRFNLAVSLHSAIDEVRTSIMPFNATFPLKDLRESLEYWYEKTKRKITYEYVVWNGINDRKEDIDALVQFCKYVPCKVNLIEYNPIDDGEFQQASDRALNNYISNLEMNDIVVNVRRSRGKDIDAACGQLANKS, from the coding sequence ATGATAGTAAAGAAAAAAGACATACGTGCATTAACCAAAGAACAACTCCGTGACTTTTTTGTTGAAAACGGAGATAAAGCCTTTCGAGGTAACCAAGTATATGAATGGTTATGGCATAAAGCAGCACATTCGTTTGATGATATGACAAGTTTATCTAAAGTAACAAGAAAAATGCTTGATGAGAACTTTGTAATCAATCATATTGAAGTTGATACAATGCAGCGTAGTAATGATGGTACTATAAAAAATGCAATTAAACTTCATGACGGATTAATTGTAGAGTCAGTTTTAATTCCTACAGAAAAACGTACTACAGCTTGTGTATCTAGTCAAGTAGGATGTAGTTTAGATTGTAAATTTTGTGCAACAGCTCGTTTAAAACGTATGCGTAATTTAAATGCGGATGAAATCTACGATCAAGTTGTAGCAATTGATAAACAAAGTAGGTTATACCATAATCATAAATTGTCAAATATTGTTTTTATGGGAATGGGAGAACCTTTAATGAATTACAACAACGTAATTAAAGCTATTGATAAAATAACTTCAGAAGAAGGCTTGGGAATGGCAGCTCGAAGAATTACCGTATCAACTTCTGGTGTGCCTAAAATGATTAAAAAAATGGCAGATGATGAAGTACGTTTTAATTTAGCAGTTTCATTACACTCCGCTATTGATGAGGTTCGAACATCTATTATGCCATTTAATGCTACTTTTCCATTAAAAGATCTAAGGGAATCTTTGGAGTATTGGTATGAAAAGACTAAACGAAAAATAACGTATGAGTACGTTGTTTGGAATGGAATTAACGATCGAAAAGAAGATATTGATGCCTTGGTGCAATTCTGCAAATATGTTCCGTGTAAGGTTAATTTAATTGAGTACAACCCAATAGATGACGGAGAGTTTCAACAAGCATCAGATAGAGCTTTAAACAATTATATTTCTAATCTTGAAATGAACGATATTGTGGTAAATGTGCGTCGTTCTAGAGGAAAAGATATTGATGCTGCTTGTGGGCAATTAGCTAATAAATCTTAG
- a CDS encoding polyprenyl synthetase family protein, with translation MKPVEQIKLPIAKEMELFETKFKDSMLSKVPLLNRITYYIVRRKGKQMRPMFVFLVAKMVSNGGFDERTYRGASVVELIHTATLVHDDVVDDSNRRRGFFSINALWKNKIAVLVGDYLLSKGLLLSIDNEDFDLLKLISIAVREMSEGELLQIEKARKLDITEEVYFEIIRQKTATLIAACCGIGAASVGANNKTVQQMRKFGEYIGIAFQIKDDLFDYTEDKIGKPTGIDIKEQKMTLPLIYTLNTCSPKEKSWLINSVKKHNKNKKRVKEVIAFVKENGGLEYTTAKMHDYKNKALAILDNYPDSDYKNSLLQMIDYVVERKI, from the coding sequence ATGAAGCCAGTTGAGCAAATAAAACTTCCGATTGCTAAAGAAATGGAACTCTTTGAAACAAAGTTCAAAGATTCGATGTTGTCTAAAGTTCCATTATTAAACAGAATTACCTATTATATCGTCCGCAGAAAAGGAAAGCAAATGCGACCAATGTTTGTGTTTTTGGTAGCAAAAATGGTTTCTAATGGTGGTTTTGATGAACGTACATATCGAGGAGCTTCAGTAGTAGAATTAATCCACACAGCAACATTAGTACATGATGATGTAGTTGACGATAGTAATAGACGTAGAGGTTTTTTCTCAATTAATGCACTTTGGAAGAATAAAATAGCTGTTTTAGTAGGTGATTATTTACTATCCAAAGGATTATTACTCTCTATAGATAATGAAGATTTTGATTTGTTAAAACTGATTTCTATTGCGGTTAGAGAAATGAGTGAAGGGGAGTTATTACAAATTGAAAAAGCTCGCAAACTAGATATTACTGAAGAAGTTTATTTTGAAATTATCCGTCAAAAGACAGCTACGCTAATAGCAGCTTGTTGTGGTATTGGTGCTGCTTCGGTAGGAGCAAATAATAAAACAGTGCAACAGATGCGTAAGTTTGGAGAGTATATTGGTATTGCTTTTCAAATTAAAGATGATTTATTTGATTACACTGAAGACAAAATAGGTAAACCAACAGGAATAGATATCAAAGAACAAAAGATGACACTTCCGTTAATTTATACCTTGAATACTTGTTCTCCAAAAGAAAAATCGTGGTTAATAAATTCCGTTAAGAAGCATAACAAAAACAAAAAACGGGTAAAAGAAGTTATTGCTTTTGTCAAAGAAAATGGGGGATTGGAGTATACTACTGCTAAAATGCACGACTATAAAAATAAGGCATTAGCCATTTTAGACAATTATCCAGACTCAGATTATAAAAATTCCCTACTGCAAATGATTGATTATGTAGTAGAGCGAAAGATTTAA